The genomic DNA TAGAGCCCTGTTCTATAACTCCTTTCATAAAATTTGGCTCATAGAAACTTTCATCTATATGTACTACAGATATATTTGAATAGCCAAGTATTTCTTTTACATCTGTTTTGCTGTAAGCCCTTGGCATAATGTTAATTTTTGAATTTATTTTACGTAATAGAGGGTACTTGCTTATAATTAGACAGAAAGAAGATAATTTGATTTTCCATACCATATTCTTTTATTAAAGCATAAGTTTTATTTACGGCATCGACACTATCTTCTTTAAAATCAACATCAATAATAATGTTTCCTTTAGTTATCTTTAATACATCTTCAAAAGTTGGAATTTTTTCGCTTGTTACTTCTCCATCAAATATAAGGTATAGCTTTTCTAAACTTTCAAAATTTAAATTATGTACTTCTCCTGTTCCGTTTGTTGTTCTATCAACAGTATTATCATGCATAATTATTAACTCACCGTCTTTAGTTTGTCTCACATCCAATTCTACAATAT from Polaribacter sp. ALD11 includes the following:
- a CDS encoding glycerophosphodiester phosphodiesterase family protein, with product MIKNTKNIAEHKFVVLFLLFSTLVFQAQTTKVERILEDFYGNKNVLVASHRAAHKKYPENSIKAINECIRLGIDIVELDVRQTKDGELIIMHDNTVDRTTNGTGEVHNLNFESLEKLYLIFDGEVTSEKIPTFEDVLKITKGNIIIDVDFKEDSVDAVNKTYALIKEYGMENQIIFFLSNYKQVPSIT